The following coding sequences lie in one Zingiber officinale cultivar Zhangliang chromosome 2B, Zo_v1.1, whole genome shotgun sequence genomic window:
- the LOC122048227 gene encoding U-box domain-containing protein 4-like yields MKNGNKPFVFQKRSNSIKTSNIEALFRLPTSLAANRITAIKANRITVLMLVEQLSAGSQEVKAVAARELRLMAKTGKENRSFIAEGGTIPTLYRLFQSTNPVAQENALTTILNISIHDENKRKIMEENGCLELIVYVLRYGLTTEARENAAATLFSLSVAHDFKKMIVDEHGVVAALADLLMQVSPRGKKWADCLKQESSAS; encoded by the coding sequence ATGAAGAATGGCAATAAACCATTTGTCTTCCAAAAAAGAAGCAACTCAATCAAGACTTCAAACATTGAGGCCTTGTTCAGACTCCCAACATCATTAGCAGCTAACCGAATCACAGCAATCAAAGCTAACCGAATCACAGTGTTAATGCTAGTAGAACAATTATCAGCTGGTTCGCAGGAAGTGAAGGCTGTTGCAGCCCGTGAACTCCGATTAATGGCAAAAACCGGGAAGGAGAATAGGTCTTTCATTGCAGAGGGTGGAACAATCCCAACTCTCTACCGGCTTTTCCAGTCTACAAATCCAGTTGCTCAAGAGAATGCCCTGACTACAATATTGAACATATctattcatgatgaaaacaagagaaAGATTATGGAGGAGAATGGTTGTTTGGAATTAATAGTATATGTTCTGAGATATGGGTTAACTACTGAGGCAAGGGAGAATGCAGCTGCTACATTGTTCAGCCTCTCTGTTGCCCATGACTTCAAGAAGATGATTGTGGATGAGCATGGTGTTGTTGCAGCACTAGCTGATTTGCTGATGCAGGTAAGCCCAAGGGGAAAGAAATGGGCTGATTGTCTCAAGCAAGAGAGCAGTGCATCCTAG